Proteins found in one Halobaculum sp. MBLA0147 genomic segment:
- a CDS encoding NUDIX hydrolase, whose protein sequence is MVESSLEYETGWVQAGYDLVEQPNGTTKRYYWAELATAVVVLARADDQLLFVEQYRPTVRETQMELPAGIVEAGESYTTAARRELREETGFDAGSLSLLQDVACTTGLLRHRRGFVFAEDLTPVEQSLDDNEFLTPRTVPVDEAVAIAREQPTNDATLEGVLLASEEGLL, encoded by the coding sequence GTGGTGGAGTCGAGCTTGGAGTACGAGACCGGCTGGGTGCAGGCCGGCTACGACCTCGTCGAACAGCCGAACGGCACGACGAAACGCTACTACTGGGCGGAGTTGGCGACCGCCGTCGTCGTCCTGGCACGGGCCGACGACCAGTTGTTGTTCGTCGAACAGTACCGCCCCACCGTCCGGGAGACACAGATGGAACTGCCCGCGGGGATCGTCGAGGCGGGGGAGTCGTACACGACCGCTGCTCGCCGGGAGCTGCGTGAGGAGACGGGCTTCGACGCCGGGAGTCTCTCCTTGTTACAGGACGTGGCCTGCACGACCGGGCTGTTGCGCCACCGCCGCGGGTTCGTGTTCGCCGAGGACCTCACGCCGGTCGAACAGTCGCTCGACGACAACGAGTTCCTCACACCCCGGACGGTTCCCGTCGACGAGGCCGTCGCCATCGCCCGCGAGCAGCCGACGAACGACGCGACGCTCGAAGGTGTGTTGCTCGCCAGTGAGGAGGGGCTGTTGTGA
- a CDS encoding NUDIX hydrolase, with amino-acid sequence MSRDADDVGPETEMDDAVAETDANGVAPETNAEWPVVETETFRETPWVDTGRDRVRRPDGETADYYWASQDPAVAVVAHDREADRLVTVEQYRPRFRRRFESCPGGGVEDDEEPAAAARRELREETGYEAGETTHLGAYHPAGVLRLTRHVVYATALTERDPDPDDGEWLTVHRRDPETFLAETLEGVRTGWTVTPLLWAREADLL; translated from the coding sequence GTGAGTAGGGACGCGGACGACGTGGGGCCGGAGACGGAGATGGACGACGCGGTGGCGGAGACGGACGCCAACGGCGTAGCGCCGGAGACGAACGCGGAGTGGCCGGTCGTGGAGACGGAGACGTTCCGCGAGACCCCGTGGGTCGACACCGGGCGTGACCGCGTCCGCCGGCCAGACGGCGAGACCGCGGACTACTACTGGGCCAGCCAGGACCCAGCGGTCGCGGTCGTCGCTCACGACCGAGAGGCGGACAGGCTCGTCACCGTCGAGCAGTACCGTCCCCGGTTCCGCCGGCGGTTCGAGTCGTGTCCGGGCGGCGGTGTGGAAGACGACGAGGAGCCGGCCGCGGCCGCACGCAGAGAACTCCGGGAGGAGACCGGCTACGAGGCCGGCGAGACGACCCACCTCGGAGCGTACCACCCGGCCGGTGTCCTCCGACTGACGAGACACGTCGTGTACGCGACGGCGCTCACCGAACGCGATCCCGATCCAGACGACGGGGAGTGGCTGACGGTCCACCGCCGCGACCCTGAGACGTTCCTCGCGGAGACGCTGGAGGGTGTTCGAACCGGCTGGACGGTGACGCCGTTGCTGTGGGCTCGCGAGGCGGATCTCCTGTGA
- a CDS encoding ArsR/SmtB family transcription factor, protein MSESIPSDPDEQDPESGERVQRADGGVVTDEPRRLLGREATAEAAGTVGESGKASEAATTTPDATTTDDDVRLCWLDGDDAATLIESLSSETARSILTALHERPRTASELAEAADTSVQNVRHHLDNLRDADLAEVSDTRYSVKGREMDVYAPTDEQTVVAVGRETEESSLLDSLRSLLGGVAVLAAGSLLVQATFGGGGGGVTRVPDAVGGTAAQTGGVAPGLLFFAGGLLVAATVLALARRDRR, encoded by the coding sequence ATGTCAGAGTCGATTCCGTCGGATCCCGACGAGCAGGACCCGGAGTCGGGCGAGCGAGTCCAGCGCGCCGACGGCGGCGTCGTCACCGACGAGCCCCGCCGGCTCCTGGGTCGGGAGGCGACCGCGGAGGCGGCGGGCACGGTCGGCGAGTCGGGGAAGGCGTCCGAGGCAGCCACGACGACGCCGGACGCGACGACGACCGACGACGACGTGCGACTCTGTTGGCTCGACGGAGACGACGCGGCCACGTTGATCGAGTCGTTGTCCTCCGAGACCGCGCGATCGATCCTCACGGCGTTACACGAGCGGCCGCGGACCGCCTCGGAGTTGGCCGAGGCGGCCGACACCTCCGTCCAGAACGTGCGCCACCACCTCGACAACCTCCGCGACGCGGACCTCGCGGAGGTGAGCGACACCCGGTACTCGGTCAAGGGGCGCGAGATGGACGTGTACGCGCCGACGGACGAACAGACCGTCGTCGCCGTCGGTCGCGAGACGGAGGAGTCGTCGTTGCTCGACTCCCTGCGGAGTCTGTTGGGCGGCGTCGCCGTCCTCGCCGCCGGCAGTCTCCTCGTCCAGGCGACGTTCGGTGGCGGCGGCGGTGGCGTGACACGGGTGCCCGACGCCGTCGGCGGGACGGCGGCACAGACGGGCGGTGTCGCACCCGGACTCCTCTTCTTCGCCGGTGGACTGCTCGTGGCGGCGACCGTCCTCGCGCTCGCGAGACGCGACCGTCGGTGA
- a CDS encoding metallophosphoesterase gives MRLALLSDIHGNEVALTAVLAELSDLDPVDRLLCAGDVVGYNPWPAACVETIRERDVPTVLGNHDRAVADGSGFRFNSMAAAGVEYAREQLADDALAWLGDLPERRRVCDDRVVIAHGHPERPDHYTYPEEFGPELLAAADDPDLLVLGHTHVQHHEVYADGIVCNPGSVGQPRDGDPKAAFAVVDLDERTVTEHRVAYDIDAVAAAVEAAGLPKKIGQRLYEGR, from the coding sequence ATGCGTCTGGCACTCCTCTCGGACATCCACGGCAACGAGGTGGCGCTGACGGCGGTGTTGGCGGAACTGTCCGACCTCGACCCCGTCGACCGACTCCTCTGTGCCGGCGACGTGGTCGGCTACAACCCCTGGCCCGCCGCGTGTGTCGAGACGATCCGAGAGCGCGACGTGCCGACGGTGCTGGGCAACCACGACCGCGCCGTCGCCGACGGGAGCGGCTTCCGGTTCAACTCGATGGCCGCCGCCGGCGTCGAGTACGCCCGCGAGCAGTTGGCCGACGACGCGCTCGCGTGGCTCGGCGACCTCCCGGAGCGACGACGCGTCTGTGACGACCGCGTGGTGATCGCACACGGCCACCCGGAGCGACCGGACCACTATACCTACCCCGAGGAGTTCGGCCCGGAGTTGCTGGCGGCCGCCGACGACCCCGACCTGCTCGTGTTGGGGCACACGCACGTCCAACACCACGAGGTGTACGCCGACGGGATCGTCTGTAACCCCGGCAGCGTCGGCCAACCCCGCGACGGCGACCCGAAGGCGGCGTTCGCCGTCGTCGACCTCGACGAGCGGACGGTGACGGAACACCGCGTCGCGTACGATATCGACGCGGTCGCCGCCGCCGTCGAGGCGGCGGGACTCCCGAAGAAGATCGGCCAACGACTGTACGAAGGTCGGTAG
- a CDS encoding rhodanese-like domain-containing protein, with amino-acid sequence MDGEIEPAELRDSLDDDTDRRIVDIRNPTAFERGHIPGADNVPLQQLPERVDALRDADHVVTVCPHGKASVKAARLIGSFEGTDATVESLAGGLEAWEGPLETPAAAGEPDEGPTGTDTTTTDADGGSEAPF; translated from the coding sequence ATGGACGGCGAGATCGAGCCGGCGGAGCTGCGCGACAGCCTGGACGACGACACGGACAGACGGATCGTCGACATCCGCAACCCGACCGCCTTCGAACGCGGGCACATCCCGGGGGCGGACAACGTCCCGCTCCAACAGTTGCCCGAGCGTGTCGACGCGCTGCGCGACGCGGACCACGTCGTCACGGTCTGCCCACACGGGAAGGCGAGCGTGAAGGCCGCACGACTGATCGGCTCCTTCGAGGGGACGGACGCGACCGTCGAGAGTCTCGCCGGCGGACTCGAAGCCTGGGAGGGGCCCCTGGAGACCCCTGCGGCGGCCGGCGAACCCGACGAGGGGCCGACGGGAACGGACACGACCACCACGGACGCGGACGGCGGCTCCGAGGCACCCTTCTGA
- a CDS encoding 50S ribosomal protein L10, whose protein sequence is MSDAETTHKTANVPEWKRREVDELVDFVESYDAVGVVDLTGIPSRQLQDMRRELHGQAALRMSRNTLTVRALEEVGGEVAELAGHMTGHVGLIGTNDNPFGLYQQLEASKTSAPIGAGEIAPNEIVIPEGDTGVDPGPFVGELQQIGADARIQEGSIQVLSDSVVAEAGDEVSADMANVLGELGIEPKEVGLDLRAVVADGVSFDPEDLAIDVDEYRADVEAAAAAGRNLSINAAYPTAQTAGALLGKAANEAKGLGVFAAIEDEAIMPDLVAKADAQVRAIAAEIDDEDALPEALRDLDAPAAADAADDAGDDDEADADEADADEAQDDEDDTEDDGDDDGAAGLGNMFGD, encoded by the coding sequence ATGAGCGACGCCGAGACCACCCACAAGACCGCGAACGTCCCCGAGTGGAAGCGCCGCGAGGTCGACGAGCTCGTCGACTTCGTCGAGTCGTACGACGCGGTCGGTGTGGTGGACCTCACGGGCATCCCGAGCCGACAGTTGCAGGACATGCGCCGCGAACTGCACGGGCAGGCCGCGCTGCGGATGAGCCGCAACACCCTGACGGTCCGCGCACTCGAAGAGGTCGGCGGAGAGGTCGCCGAGCTCGCCGGGCACATGACGGGCCACGTCGGGCTGATCGGCACGAACGACAACCCGTTCGGACTCTACCAGCAGCTGGAGGCGTCGAAGACCTCCGCGCCGATCGGTGCGGGGGAGATCGCGCCCAACGAGATCGTGATCCCCGAGGGCGACACCGGTGTCGACCCGGGGCCGTTCGTGGGTGAACTCCAGCAGATCGGCGCAGACGCGCGGATCCAGGAGGGGTCGATCCAGGTGCTGTCGGACTCCGTCGTCGCCGAGGCCGGCGACGAGGTGTCTGCAGACATGGCGAACGTGCTGGGCGAACTCGGCATCGAGCCGAAGGAGGTCGGACTCGACCTCCGTGCCGTCGTCGCCGACGGCGTGTCGTTCGACCCAGAGGACCTGGCGATCGACGTCGACGAGTACCGCGCGGACGTGGAGGCGGCCGCCGCAGCGGGGCGGAACCTCTCGATCAACGCCGCGTACCCGACCGCGCAGACGGCCGGTGCCCTGCTGGGCAAGGCCGCCAACGAGGCGAAGGGCCTCGGCGTGTTCGCGGCCATCGAGGACGAGGCGATCATGCCCGACCTCGTGGCGAAGGCGGACGCACAGGTCCGGGCCATCGCCGCGGAGATCGACGACGAGGACGCGCTCCCGGAGGCACTCCGGGACCTCGACGCGCCGGCGGCCGCAGACGCGGCCGACGACGCGGGAGACGACGACGAGGCGGACGCCGACGAGGCAGACGCCGACGAGGCACAGGACGACGAAGACGACACCGAGGACGACGGCGACGACGACGGTGCCGCCGGCCTGGGTAACATGTTCGGAGACTGA
- a CDS encoding S8 family serine peptidase: MTAGRRQVQGVILVALLVCSTATAGVVDGTTAVGDDRFLPDELHTFAAGDTASVGGADGPRVGDTTGATPRDGTVRVGVVGSAFDPDHASVAGRVDGHRRLGGGPFGLQRTSETSHDTAVAEIVAERSPSARLYLASVGASPTPDRYATAVDWLLANDVDVIVDAGSYFPRTDDALRQFERVAGRAAGEGAVFVTSAGNYAERHWRGRVSDPGWAAFDRSGATRNPLGEGITDGRVTLRLYWESDANYDLYVYRRVPDGPDELVASSTRDAGRVEAVDTRLSGGEYYVRVYGHGGTGTVDLFAARTQLGHTTATGSALPPATVDGVVSVGAVTDAGRVEPYSSDGEDVSAIDTVDTDAAGRFEGTSAAAPVVAGTVSTMVAHAGSDGVAPTRVEEILRETADGRYDRVDPDQAVARAENVTAGGPS, translated from the coding sequence GTGACCGCCGGGCGGCGGCAGGTACAGGGAGTGATCCTCGTCGCGCTGTTGGTGTGTAGCACCGCGACCGCCGGGGTGGTCGACGGGACGACGGCCGTCGGCGACGACCGGTTCCTCCCGGACGAACTCCACACCTTCGCGGCCGGTGACACCGCGTCGGTCGGCGGTGCCGACGGGCCGCGCGTGGGTGACACCACGGGTGCGACACCACGAGACGGGACGGTCCGTGTCGGCGTCGTCGGGAGTGCCTTCGATCCGGACCACGCCTCCGTGGCGGGACGCGTCGACGGGCACAGGCGACTCGGTGGTGGCCCGTTCGGCCTCCAGCGGACGAGTGAGACGAGTCACGACACGGCGGTCGCCGAGATCGTCGCCGAACGGAGTCCCTCGGCCCGGCTCTACCTCGCGAGTGTCGGGGCCAGTCCGACGCCCGACCGGTACGCGACGGCCGTCGACTGGCTGCTGGCGAACGACGTGGACGTGATCGTCGACGCCGGGAGCTACTTCCCGCGGACGGACGACGCCCTGCGGCAGTTCGAGCGCGTCGCCGGCCGCGCCGCCGGGGAGGGTGCCGTGTTCGTCACCTCGGCGGGCAACTACGCCGAGCGGCACTGGCGCGGTCGCGTGAGCGACCCCGGGTGGGCCGCGTTCGACCGGTCGGGGGCCACCCGGAACCCACTCGGTGAGGGGATCACGGACGGTCGCGTGACACTCCGTCTCTACTGGGAGAGTGACGCGAACTACGACCTCTACGTCTACCGGCGCGTGCCGGACGGGCCGGACGAACTCGTCGCCAGTTCGACCCGCGACGCCGGGCGCGTCGAGGCCGTCGACACCCGGCTGTCGGGCGGCGAGTACTACGTCCGGGTGTACGGCCACGGCGGTACCGGGACCGTCGACCTGTTCGCGGCGCGGACGCAGTTGGGCCACACGACGGCGACGGGGAGCGCACTCCCGCCGGCGACGGTCGACGGCGTCGTCTCCGTCGGCGCCGTGACGGACGCCGGCCGCGTCGAACCGTACAGTTCGGACGGCGAGGACGTGAGCGCGATCGACACGGTCGACACGGACGCCGCGGGGCGGTTCGAGGGGACCTCCGCCGCCGCGCCGGTCGTCGCCGGCACCGTGAGTACGATGGTCGCACACGCCGGCAGCGACGGCGTGGCGCCGACACGCGTCGAGGAGATCCTCCGCGAGACCGCAGACGGCCGCTACGACCGGGTCGACCCCGACCAGGCGGTGGCGCGGGCAGAGAACGTGACCGCCGGAGGACCCTCGTGA
- the rpl12p gene encoding 50S ribosomal protein P1, with translation MEYVYAALILNETGAEITEENVTGILEAAGVDVEESRVKALTAALEDVDIEEAVESAAAAPAAAAGGAAGGAEADAADEDDEDDDAEEEAEEADAEDDDEDDGDAGEGLGELFG, from the coding sequence ATGGAGTACGTCTACGCAGCACTCATCCTGAACGAGACTGGCGCAGAGATCACCGAAGAGAACGTGACCGGCATCCTGGAGGCGGCGGGCGTCGACGTGGAGGAGTCCCGCGTCAAGGCGCTGACCGCGGCCCTCGAGGACGTCGACATCGAGGAGGCCGTCGAGTCGGCGGCCGCCGCACCGGCCGCAGCAGCCGGCGGTGCCGCCGGTGGTGCCGAGGCCGACGCGGCCGACGAGGACGACGAGGACGACGACGCCGAGGAGGAGGCCGAGGAGGCCGACGCCGAGGACGACGACGAGGACGACGGCGACGCCGGCGAAGGGCTCGGCGAGCTGTTCGGCTGA
- a CDS encoding MBL fold metallo-hydrolase has translation MTERLREGVWWIEGSASNVFLVEDDDDLVLLDAGTPSDADAIREGVVAAGHAVADVDRVLLTHYDYDHVGALATLPALDAPVYAHEPDASFLDGSATPGLWPHKALLQRVTRPFLDHPSLPVERVADGETVGSFTAHHTPGHGPGHLAWVSERLDTAFLGDLVREADGALSPSPWVVSYDTATVADSVRQLADRDPTVSVAGMGHGTPLQTGASDALRRLAVELD, from the coding sequence GTGACAGAACGACTCCGCGAGGGCGTCTGGTGGATCGAGGGGTCGGCGTCGAACGTCTTCCTCGTCGAGGACGACGACGATCTCGTCTTGCTCGACGCCGGGACGCCGAGCGACGCCGACGCGATCCGGGAGGGGGTCGTCGCGGCGGGGCACGCGGTCGCCGATGTGGACCGCGTGCTGCTCACCCACTACGACTACGACCACGTCGGGGCGCTGGCGACACTGCCGGCGCTCGACGCGCCGGTGTACGCCCACGAGCCGGACGCCTCCTTCCTCGACGGGAGTGCGACACCCGGGCTCTGGCCCCACAAGGCGCTGCTCCAGCGAGTGACCCGCCCGTTCCTCGACCACCCGTCGCTGCCGGTCGAACGAGTCGCGGACGGCGAGACGGTCGGGAGCTTCACCGCCCACCACACACCGGGACACGGCCCCGGCCACCTCGCGTGGGTGAGCGAGCGGCTCGACACGGCGTTCCTGGGTGACCTGGTGCGCGAGGCCGACGGCGCGTTGTCCCCGTCCCCGTGGGTCGTCAGCTACGACACCGCGACCGTCGCCGACAGCGTCCGGCAGTTGGCCGACCGCGACCCGACCGTCTCCGTCGCCGGCATGGGTCACGGGACGCCGCTGCAGACCGGCGCGAGCGACGCCCTCCGACGACTGGCGGTCGAACTCGACTGA
- a CDS encoding aspartate kinase: MRVVAKFGGTSLGTGERVERAADSIASVVADGHQIAVVASAMGSTTDELLDDITFEADNADRAEIVSMGERTSVRMLKAALAARDVDATFVEPGGDLWPVITDSHGEVDPETTRERAAALADAMDDTVPVVTGFLAETPAGNVTTLGRGGSDTTAVMLGNYMDADEVVIVTDVEGVMTGDPGVVEGARNVARITVDELRNLSFRGAEVIAPSALSYKDEALDVRVLHYQHGDLTTGGTNIEGTFQNIVDMEEDPLACITVAGRAIRNRPGILSDLSEALFEQGINVDAVASGMDSLTFYVDADDAETAETTLHEEVVDDESLSSVTNESDFAVVRVMGGELPNRPGVINEIVGPISEAGVTIHDLVTSATSVAVFVDWTEREEVLSTVQEQVSIVHEGVDRA; the protein is encoded by the coding sequence GTGCGCGTCGTAGCGAAGTTCGGCGGCACGTCGCTGGGCACCGGCGAGCGGGTCGAGCGGGCGGCCGACTCCATCGCCTCCGTCGTCGCCGACGGTCACCAGATCGCCGTCGTCGCCTCCGCGATGGGGTCGACGACGGACGAACTACTCGACGACATCACCTTCGAGGCGGACAACGCCGACCGCGCGGAGATCGTCTCGATGGGGGAACGCACCTCCGTCCGAATGTTGAAGGCCGCGCTGGCGGCCCGCGACGTGGACGCCACCTTCGTCGAGCCGGGCGGCGACCTCTGGCCCGTCATCACCGACAGCCACGGGGAGGTCGACCCCGAGACGACCCGCGAGCGAGCCGCGGCGTTGGCCGACGCGATGGACGACACGGTGCCGGTCGTCACGGGCTTCCTGGCGGAGACGCCCGCGGGGAACGTGACCACGCTCGGCCGCGGTGGCTCGGACACGACCGCCGTGATGTTGGGTAACTACATGGACGCCGACGAGGTCGTCATCGTCACCGACGTGGAGGGTGTGATGACCGGCGACCCCGGGGTCGTCGAGGGGGCCCGCAACGTCGCGCGGATCACCGTCGACGAACTCCGGAACCTCTCGTTCCGCGGCGCGGAGGTGATCGCTCCCTCCGCGCTGTCGTACAAAGACGAGGCCCTGGACGTGCGGGTGCTCCACTACCAGCACGGGGACCTGACGACGGGTGGGACGAACATCGAGGGGACGTTCCAGAACATCGTCGACATGGAGGAGGACCCGTTGGCGTGTATCACCGTCGCGGGGCGTGCGATCCGGAACCGGCCGGGGATCCTCTCGGACCTCTCGGAGGCACTGTTCGAGCAGGGGATCAACGTCGACGCCGTCGCCTCGGGGATGGACTCGCTGACGTTCTACGTCGACGCCGACGACGCGGAGACCGCCGAGACGACGCTCCACGAGGAGGTGGTCGACGACGAGTCGCTGTCGTCGGTCACCAACGAGTCCGACTTCGCGGTCGTCCGCGTGATGGGTGGGGAGTTGCCGAACCGCCCGGGCGTCATCAACGAGATCGTCGGCCCCATCTCGGAGGCGGGTGTGACGATCCACGACCTGGTCACCTCCGCCACCTCCGTCGCCGTCTTCGTCGACTGGACGGAACGCGAGGAGGTACTCTCGACCGTCCAAGAGCAGGTGTCGATCGTCCACGAGGGCGTCGACCGGGCCTGA
- a CDS encoding NUDIX hydrolase, with amino-acid sequence MDEYGYVVNVDGAVYRDGEYLLIERAADEAHAAGVLGLPGGKLEAPPGERDALDATVRRELREEVGVVVDRVTVVASGTFETDDGTACLNVVCLCEYADGEARPVAADEVAGVEWVSLAALDERSDVPGYTERYLRDADEARPDRGW; translated from the coding sequence GTGGACGAGTACGGTTACGTCGTGAACGTCGACGGAGCGGTGTACCGAGACGGCGAGTACCTCCTGATCGAGCGGGCGGCCGACGAGGCCCACGCCGCCGGAGTGCTCGGGCTCCCCGGCGGCAAACTGGAGGCGCCACCCGGGGAGCGCGACGCACTCGATGCCACCGTCCGGCGAGAACTCCGCGAGGAGGTCGGTGTCGTGGTCGACCGCGTCACGGTCGTCGCCAGCGGGACCTTCGAGACCGACGACGGCACCGCGTGTCTGAACGTCGTCTGCCTGTGCGAGTACGCCGACGGAGAGGCGCGCCCGGTCGCGGCCGACGAGGTCGCGGGCGTCGAGTGGGTGTCGCTCGCGGCGCTCGACGAGCGGTCCGACGTACCAGGGTACACGGAGCGGTACCTCCGCGACGCGGACGAGGCACGCCCCGACCGCGGGTGGTGA
- a CDS encoding DUF5809 family protein produces MDDDTDTTVEREGTLAPETVAAAREEYASLVATAKVVTREAAKAMAFDRAEYADRVDEDVIASVRDALFASLLAVQVGDRAAFEAWCDANPEYEPVVEGSEHADRVVWHAPPFADHVVAATFVDEREAAVGTLRRQAFGRLYRDVLDETDGDSGDGGSRDGTVDGDEPGVDDPADPEA; encoded by the coding sequence ATGGACGACGACACCGACACGACTGTCGAGCGCGAGGGGACACTCGCACCCGAGACGGTCGCGGCGGCCCGCGAGGAGTACGCGTCGTTGGTCGCGACGGCGAAGGTGGTCACCCGCGAGGCGGCGAAGGCGATGGCGTTCGACCGCGCAGAGTACGCCGACCGTGTCGACGAGGACGTGATCGCGTCCGTCCGCGACGCCCTGTTCGCCTCGCTGTTGGCGGTCCAGGTCGGCGACCGCGCGGCGTTCGAGGCGTGGTGTGACGCCAACCCCGAGTACGAGCCGGTCGTCGAGGGGAGCGAGCACGCCGACCGCGTCGTCTGGCACGCGCCGCCGTTCGCCGACCACGTCGTCGCCGCCACCTTCGTCGACGAACGCGAGGCCGCCGTCGGCACCCTCCGCCGTCAGGCGTTCGGGCGACTCTACCGCGACGTACTCGACGAGACGGACGGAGACAGCGGAGATGGCGGGAGTCGAGACGGCACCGTCGACGGCGACGAGCCGGGTGTCGACGACCCCGCCGACCCCGAGGCGTAA
- a CDS encoding tripartite tricarboxylate transporter permease encodes MSPSLVASLVAVLPSVGSGAAGGPLAAATLCGCALGLCSGLLPGLHANNLAVLLLAAAPRLGLAPLPLGCAMLAAGVVHTFLDVVPSLALGVPDAAMAASALPGHELVLGGRGREALRLSAVGSGAALLVAVPVAVPLTAVAADLYPRLRPHLPLVLGAVVVLAIATETTWRRRAAGAAAFCLAAGLGAATPETTPTAPVAAGGTLTPLFAGLFGAPVLLDALDGGGVPPQADARLALSPRSLGVAAAAGTGAGAAVGYLPGVSAGVASVVALPFTRGESPAREYVVATSGANTATAAFALFAFVVLGTPRSGVLVAMSDAGVPRRLPTLLAATAVAGVVGVAGVFWLGDAAFRVARWVPQRTLVCVVLVGVVGLSVAFAGVTGLVAFAAATAVGFLPPRFGCRRVHLMGVLLGPLVFGV; translated from the coding sequence GTGTCCCCGTCGCTCGTCGCGTCTCTCGTCGCCGTCCTGCCCTCCGTCGGGAGCGGTGCGGCCGGCGGGCCGCTCGCGGCGGCGACGCTGTGCGGCTGTGCGCTCGGGCTCTGTAGCGGGCTCCTCCCCGGATTGCACGCGAACAACCTCGCCGTGTTGCTGCTCGCGGCGGCCCCGCGGCTCGGACTCGCGCCGCTCCCGTTGGGGTGTGCGATGCTCGCGGCCGGGGTCGTGCACACGTTCCTCGACGTGGTCCCCTCGCTGGCGCTGGGCGTCCCGGACGCCGCGATGGCGGCGAGTGCGCTCCCCGGTCACGAACTCGTCTTGGGCGGTCGTGGACGGGAGGCACTCCGGCTGTCGGCGGTCGGGAGCGGGGCGGCGCTGCTCGTCGCGGTGCCGGTCGCCGTGCCGCTGACCGCCGTCGCGGCCGACCTGTACCCGCGACTCCGCCCACACCTCCCACTCGTGCTCGGCGCGGTCGTCGTGCTCGCCATCGCCACGGAGACGACGTGGCGCCGTCGCGCGGCGGGGGCGGCCGCCTTCTGTCTCGCCGCCGGGCTGGGCGCCGCGACGCCGGAGACGACGCCCACGGCACCCGTCGCCGCGGGCGGGACACTCACGCCGCTGTTCGCGGGACTGTTCGGCGCCCCCGTGTTGCTGGACGCGCTCGACGGCGGTGGTGTGCCGCCGCAGGCGGACGCGCGACTCGCGTTGTCGCCGCGCTCGCTCGGTGTGGCGGCGGCGGCCGGCACCGGCGCGGGTGCGGCGGTCGGCTACCTCCCCGGCGTCTCGGCCGGCGTCGCGTCCGTGGTCGCGCTCCCGTTCACCCGCGGGGAGTCGCCGGCACGCGAGTACGTCGTCGCCACCAGCGGCGCGAACACGGCGACGGCGGCGTTCGCGCTGTTCGCGTTCGTCGTGCTCGGGACGCCACGCTCCGGCGTGTTGGTGGCGATGTCCGACGCCGGTGTCCCGCGGCGACTCCCCACGCTGCTGGCGGCGACGGCGGTCGCGGGAGTGGTCGGCGTCGCGGGCGTGTTCTGGCTCGGCGACGCCGCGTTCCGCGTGGCGCGGTGGGTCCCACAGCGGACACTGGTCTGTGTCGTGTTGGTCGGCGTCGTCGGCCTCTCGGTCGCGTTCGCGGGGGTGACCGGACTCGTCGCGTTCGCGGCCGCGACCGCCGTCGGGTTCCTCCCGCCGCGCTTCGGCTGCCGACGCGTCCACCTGATGGGCGTGCTGCTCGGACCACTCGTGTTCGGCGTGTGA
- a CDS encoding 50S ribosomal protein L1 produces the protein MADSIEDAVSQALEEAPGRNFTETVDLAVNLRDLDLNDPSNRVDEEVVLPAGTGQETSIVVIAEGETALRAEDVADEVLSGDDLADLADDEDRAKDLAEETDFFVAEEALMQDVASNLGRILGPRGKMPTPLGVDEDVVETVNRMTNTVQLRSGDRRTFHTRVGAEEMDAEDVADNIGVILRRLEADLEKGPLNIDSVYVKTTMGPAVEVPA, from the coding sequence ATGGCAGATTCAATCGAAGACGCAGTCTCCCAGGCGCTCGAGGAGGCCCCCGGTCGCAACTTCACGGAGACCGTGGACCTCGCAGTCAACTTGCGCGATCTGGATCTGAACGACCCGTCGAATCGTGTCGACGAGGAGGTCGTCCTGCCGGCCGGTACCGGTCAGGAGACCTCCATCGTCGTGATCGCGGAGGGCGAGACCGCCCTCCGTGCGGAAGACGTCGCCGACGAGGTGCTGTCGGGCGACGACCTCGCGGACCTCGCGGACGACGAGGACCGCGCCAAGGACCTGGCGGAGGAGACGGACTTCTTCGTCGCCGAGGAGGCGCTGATGCAAGACGTGGCGTCGAACCTCGGTCGCATCCTCGGTCCCCGTGGGAAGATGCCGACGCCGCTGGGCGTCGACGAGGACGTCGTCGAGACCGTCAACCGCATGACCAACACGGTCCAGCTCCGGTCCGGTGACCGACGCACGTTCCACACGCGTGTCGGTGCCGAGGAGATGGACGCGGAGGACGTCGCCGACAACATCGGCGTCATCCTCCGTCGGCTGGAGGCGGACCTCGAGAAGGGGCCGTTGAACATCGACAGCGTCTACGTCAAGACGACGATGGGACCGGCCGTGGAGGTGCCCGCATGA